The following proteins are co-located in the Fusobacteria bacterium ZRK30 genome:
- a CDS encoding Crp/Fnr family transcriptional regulator, with product MDIFEKLKNVEIFRDIQEENLKTLLIELKYKVKKLDKNEIVAFRGDEIEDLIIVAQGEVYTEMQKLNGDSIVVDRLPEGSVLAGAFIFGKDNRFPVDVVASLDTELIYISKDEVIKMFQMNERLLQNYLGVISNKTQFLSKKIWFSFTNKSINNKLIAYLLNNMNRNNCVLLKNSMKEIAQMFGVARPSLSRVLKEFIDEGVIIRKEKNLLEIPSKDILLKKVD from the coding sequence GTGGATATATTTGAAAAATTGAAAAATGTGGAGATATTTAGGGATATACAGGAAGAGAATTTAAAAACTTTGTTGATTGAGTTAAAATATAAAGTTAAAAAATTAGATAAAAATGAAATTGTAGCTTTCAGAGGAGATGAGATTGAGGATCTGATAATAGTTGCTCAAGGAGAGGTCTATACCGAGATGCAAAAATTAAATGGTGATTCTATTGTGGTTGATAGATTGCCAGAGGGAAGTGTTTTAGCAGGGGCATTTATTTTTGGAAAAGATAATAGGTTTCCAGTAGATGTAGTGGCATCGTTAGATACAGAATTAATCTATATATCTAAGGATGAGGTTATAAAGATGTTTCAGATGAATGAAAGGTTGCTACAGAATTATTTAGGAGTAATAAGTAACAAAACTCAATTTTTATCCAAGAAAATTTGGTTTTCCTTTACCAATAAAAGTATAAACAATAAATTGATAGCCTACCTTCTTAATAATATGAATAGGAATAACTGTGTACTGCTTAAAAACTCTATGAAAGAGATAGCGCAGATGTTTGGTGTTGCCAGACCGTCGTTATCTCGTGTACTAAAAGAATTTATAGATGAGGGAGTTATAATAAGAAAGGAAAAGAACTTGTTAGAGATCCCATCAAAAGATATTTTATTGAAGAAAGTAGATTAA
- a CDS encoding ABC transporter ATP-binding protein — protein sequence MIDFLGVEEDKGVQSITLKPGFNKYKEAETFNELTINKGEIIAIVGPTGSGKSRLLADIEWGANADTPTNRTVLIDGKVMDIQSRFSSNNKLVAQLSQNMNFVMDLSVEEFIELHAKSRMVENEKEIIEKIFNKANELAGEKFSLDTPITSLSGGQSRALMIADVAILSKSPIVLIDEIENAGIDRKKALDLLVGEEKIVLMATHDPILALMGDKRIIISNGGIDKVMEITVEEKAILHKLESLDEVIQGMRTKLRYGQELEANFEIIKN from the coding sequence ATGATAGATTTTTTAGGGGTTGAAGAGGACAAAGGTGTTCAAAGCATCACTCTAAAACCCGGATTCAATAAATATAAGGAAGCCGAAACTTTTAATGAATTAACTATAAATAAAGGCGAGATAATCGCCATCGTCGGTCCTACTGGAAGTGGGAAAAGTAGGTTGTTAGCCGATATCGAATGGGGAGCTAATGCTGACACTCCTACTAACAGAACTGTTCTTATCGACGGCAAAGTTATGGATATCCAGAGTAGATTTTCCAGCAACAACAAGTTGGTAGCACAGCTGTCACAAAATATGAACTTTGTTATGGACCTCAGTGTAGAGGAGTTTATCGAACTCCACGCTAAGAGTAGAATGGTAGAAAACGAAAAAGAAATTATAGAGAAAATATTCAATAAAGCCAATGAACTAGCAGGAGAAAAATTCTCTCTGGATACTCCCATTACCAGCCTCAGTGGCGGTCAATCCAGAGCTCTTATGATTGCCGATGTTGCTATCTTAAGTAAATCTCCCATTGTACTTATAGATGAGATAGAAAATGCCGGGATTGACAGAAAGAAAGCACTGGATCTACTGGTAGGAGAAGAAAAGATAGTTCTTATGGCTACCCACGACCCTATCCTGGCTCTTATGGGTGATAAAAGAATCATCATCAGTAACGGTGGAATCGACAAAGTTATGGAGATAACAGTTGAAGAGAAAGCTATCTTACATAAGTTAGAATCTTTGGATGAAGTTATACAGGGAATGAGAACTAAGCTTAGATATGGACAAGAATTAGAAGCAAATTTTGAAATAATAAAAAATTAG
- a CDS encoding beta-ketoacyl-ACP reductase, whose product MRLEGKVCVVTGGANGIGAEMSKLFAKNGAKVIAADMGDLTYTAENVEGYKLNVTDPKGCETLFNFVLEKYGKIDVLVNNAGITRDALTHKITDDMWNMVIDVNLKGVFNLTKFVGPHMMTSGSGSIINISSVVGEYGNVGQANYAATKAGVIGLTKTWAKEFARKGAAVRVNAIAPGYVMTDILKTVPQDLLDKFAKKTMLGRLGQPEEVAKVALFLASDDASYVTGHTLSTNGGMRL is encoded by the coding sequence ATGAGATTAGAAGGAAAAGTGTGTGTAGTAACTGGTGGAGCTAATGGAATAGGTGCTGAGATGTCTAAATTATTTGCTAAAAATGGAGCAAAGGTAATAGCGGCAGATATGGGAGATTTAACTTATACGGCAGAAAATGTTGAGGGATATAAACTCAATGTAACAGATCCAAAAGGTTGTGAGACATTATTTAATTTTGTATTGGAAAAATATGGAAAAATAGATGTTTTGGTAAATAATGCAGGGATAACTAGAGATGCACTTACTCATAAGATAACAGATGATATGTGGAATATGGTAATAGATGTTAATTTAAAAGGGGTATTTAATCTGACTAAATTTGTAGGACCTCATATGATGACTTCAGGGTCAGGATCTATAATTAATATTTCATCGGTAGTAGGAGAATATGGAAATGTAGGTCAGGCTAACTATGCAGCTACCAAGGCAGGAGTTATTGGTCTGACTAAAACATGGGCAAAGGAATTTGCTAGAAAAGGAGCAGCAGTAAGGGTAAATGCCATAGCTCCAGGTTATGTAATGACAGATATATTAAAGACTGTTCCTCAGGATTTATTGGATAAATTCGCTAAAAAGACAATGTTAGGTAGATTGGGTCAGCCTGAAGAAGTAGCTAAGGTAGCATTATTTTTAGCAAGTGACGATGCCAGTTATGTGACGGGACATACTCTCAGTACAAATGGTGGAATGAGATTATAG
- a CDS encoding porin family protein has translation MKKILLIGLLVGTATTAMADKYIETRIGLNGFGTYNHDNSSTVYKEKTSGVGVDFAAEIMNSVNDNLYLGAGIAYQINQENKKANDPLFRSVPVYGALKYKIGYLGDSSWETFLKANLGYSFNMKDGGDYTPKDGLYYALGGGVENDGVVLEVAYQDTRSKVHKTNYDYSRWTFGIGYRFR, from the coding sequence ATGAAAAAAATACTATTGATAGGACTGTTAGTAGGAACTGCTACTACAGCCATGGCAGACAAGTATATAGAAACAAGAATCGGATTAAATGGTTTTGGAACCTACAACCATGATAACTCCAGCACTGTTTACAAAGAGAAAACTTCTGGTGTAGGAGTAGATTTTGCAGCGGAGATCATGAACTCTGTAAATGACAATTTATATCTAGGTGCCGGTATCGCCTACCAGATTAACCAGGAAAACAAGAAGGCAAACGATCCTTTATTCAGATCTGTTCCGGTTTATGGTGCATTAAAATATAAGATCGGATATTTAGGAGACTCTTCTTGGGAAACTTTCCTTAAAGCTAACCTAGGTTACTCATTTAATATGAAAGATGGAGGAGATTACACTCCTAAAGATGGATTATACTATGCTCTTGGTGGCGGAGTAGAAAATGATGGAGTAGTATTGGAAGTTGCATACCAGGACACCCGTTCTAAGGTGCACAAAACAAACTACGATTATTCTAGATGGACATTTGGAATTGGTTACAGATTCAGATAA
- a CDS encoding acetyl-CoA C-acetyltransferase, with protein sequence MSKVYIVSAKRTAVGGFMGSLSGVKAAQLGGAVIKNIIEETKIDPKNIDEVILGNVLSAGQGQGVGRQAAIDGGVPVEVPAYTVNIICGSGMKTVMLAYNAIKSGEANLIMAGGVESMSTAPYLIPESARSGHRMGDFKTIDHMVFDALTDAFEGCHMGVTAENIAEKYNLSKESQDAFAIESQRRAIAAVDSGRFKDEIVPIEVRSRRETVLFDTDEHPNRKTSLEKLGKLKTIFKKDGTVTAGNASGINDGASVMLVASEEAIKKYDLTPLVEIVATGQGGVDPSIMGMGPVPAVNNALKKAGMTLKEIELLELNEAFAAQSLGVMTELTRQYDVTLDWFSDKTNVNGGAIALGHPVGASGNRITTTLIHEMKKREVNFGLASLCIGGGMGTAVILKNVK encoded by the coding sequence ATGTCAAAGGTATATATAGTTTCGGCTAAAAGAACTGCAGTAGGTGGATTTATGGGAAGTTTAAGTGGTGTGAAAGCAGCACAATTAGGTGGAGCAGTTATAAAAAATATAATTGAAGAAACCAAGATAGATCCTAAAAATATAGATGAAGTAATCTTGGGGAATGTACTTTCTGCAGGTCAGGGACAGGGAGTGGGAAGACAAGCTGCAATAGATGGTGGAGTTCCAGTGGAAGTTCCGGCATACACGGTAAATATAATCTGTGGAAGCGGGATGAAAACTGTGATGTTAGCGTATAATGCTATAAAATCTGGAGAAGCTAATCTGATAATGGCTGGAGGAGTAGAATCTATGTCTACAGCACCATACTTAATCCCTGAATCTGCCAGATCCGGGCATAGGATGGGAGATTTTAAAACTATAGATCATATGGTTTTTGATGCTCTCACAGATGCTTTTGAAGGATGTCATATGGGAGTTACAGCTGAAAATATAGCCGAGAAATACAATTTATCTAAGGAATCTCAAGATGCCTTTGCTATAGAATCTCAAAGGAGAGCTATAGCTGCTGTAGACAGCGGCAGATTTAAAGATGAGATAGTACCTATAGAGGTAAGATCTAGAAGGGAAACTGTACTTTTTGATACTGATGAACACCCAAACAGAAAAACAAGTTTAGAAAAATTAGGGAAATTAAAAACTATCTTTAAAAAAGATGGAACAGTTACAGCAGGAAATGCTTCTGGAATAAATGATGGAGCCAGTGTGATGCTGGTGGCGTCTGAGGAAGCGATAAAAAAATATGATCTGACTCCTTTGGTTGAGATTGTGGCTACAGGACAGGGCGGAGTGGACCCGTCTATCATGGGGATGGGACCGGTTCCTGCTGTAAACAATGCTTTAAAAAAAGCCGGAATGACACTAAAAGAGATTGAACTACTGGAATTAAATGAAGCCTTTGCGGCACAATCTCTTGGTGTAATGACAGAATTAACCAGACAATATGATGTGACTCTAGATTGGTTTAGTGATAAAACCAATGTAAATGGAGGAGCTATAGCTTTGGGACATCCTGTAGGAGCAAGTGGAAACAGAATTACTACAACTCTTATCCATGAGATGAAAAAAAGAGAGGTAAACTTTGGTCTAGCATCCCTTTGTATCGGTGGAGGAATGGGAACAGCAGTGATTTTAAAAAATGTAAAATAA
- a CDS encoding HU family DNA-binding protein translates to MEEKLVVNKKEFISLYKEKGTFKTKVEAETNLNAFMDLIGELLTSGKEVNFTGWGKFKVVEREERKGRNPQTGKEITISAKKLIKFKSGKKLDEKVNN, encoded by the coding sequence GTGGAGGAGAAATTAGTTGTAAATAAAAAAGAATTTATTTCTCTCTATAAAGAAAAGGGAACTTTTAAAACTAAAGTGGAAGCCGAAACAAATTTAAATGCCTTCATGGATCTTATAGGAGAGTTGCTGACCTCTGGAAAAGAAGTGAATTTCACAGGATGGGGAAAGTTTAAAGTGGTTGAAAGAGAGGAAAGAAAAGGAAGAAATCCTCAAACTGGAAAAGAGATTACTATTTCTGCAAAAAAATTAATTAAGTTTAAATCTGGAAAAAAATTAGATGAGAAAGTGAATAATTAA
- a CDS encoding ABC transporter substrate-binding protein: MNHIKKEMTLKEIVNTYPETVEFFNSKGFKGLDNKTLLNTIGKITIQKALEAKKINVDTFLELLNDIIEQDRNSEDVNLNKKIDDEGAVSVMGLLPCPVKNPLLEGLKKFQSKTGMKINHELKAASSGLDWLKEDVIKANHPEKLADMFISAGFDLFFEDELMGKFKHEGIFKDITGMTEYNKDFNNENISLKDPDGDYSMLAVVPAVFLVNTDALGDRPFPKSWADLLKPEFENSVSLPISDFDLFNAILISIYKNYGEDGVKKLGKTLLQNMHPSQMVKSDKLKANVPAVTIMPYFFTKMTGQGGPMVAQWPEDGAALSPIFMLTKKSKEKELKPLADFFASKEIGEILSHQGLFPTVNPGVENNLGDKKFMWVGWDYIKNNDIGSILKHCEKLFFEETKK, from the coding sequence ATGAATCATATAAAAAAAGAGATGACCTTAAAAGAAATTGTGAACACTTATCCAGAAACTGTTGAATTTTTTAATTCAAAGGGATTTAAGGGATTAGACAACAAAACTTTACTTAATACAATAGGAAAGATAACTATACAAAAAGCGTTAGAAGCTAAAAAAATTAATGTAGATACATTTTTAGAACTATTAAATGACATAATCGAGCAGGATAGAAATTCAGAAGATGTCAATTTAAACAAAAAAATTGATGATGAAGGTGCCGTATCTGTAATGGGTCTCCTACCCTGCCCGGTAAAAAATCCACTTTTAGAAGGACTGAAAAAATTCCAGTCAAAAACCGGAATGAAGATAAACCACGAATTGAAAGCTGCATCTAGCGGACTTGATTGGTTAAAAGAAGATGTTATAAAGGCTAATCATCCAGAAAAATTAGCAGATATGTTTATCTCTGCTGGATTTGACCTGTTTTTCGAAGATGAACTTATGGGTAAATTTAAACACGAGGGAATTTTTAAAGATATCACAGGGATGACAGAGTATAACAAAGATTTTAATAATGAAAATATATCATTGAAAGATCCAGATGGAGATTATTCTATGCTAGCAGTAGTTCCAGCTGTATTTTTAGTTAATACAGACGCTTTAGGAGACAGACCTTTCCCAAAATCTTGGGCTGATCTTTTAAAACCCGAATTTGAAAATTCAGTAAGTTTACCTATATCTGACTTTGATCTGTTCAATGCAATCTTGATCAGTATCTATAAAAATTACGGAGAGGATGGAGTCAAAAAATTAGGAAAAACACTCCTACAAAATATGCACCCATCTCAAATGGTTAAATCAGACAAACTTAAAGCAAATGTTCCAGCAGTAACAATCATGCCTTATTTCTTCACTAAGATGACTGGACAGGGTGGACCAATGGTAGCACAATGGCCCGAAGACGGTGCTGCACTTTCTCCAATATTTATGCTGACTAAAAAATCCAAGGAAAAAGAATTGAAACCCCTGGCAGATTTCTTTGCTTCTAAGGAGATCGGAGAGATCTTATCTCACCAAGGATTATTCCCGACTGTAAATCCCGGAGTTGAAAACAACTTAGGAGACAAAAAATTTATGTGGGTAGGATGGGATTATATAAAAAATAACGATATTGGATCTATCTTGAAACACTGTGAAAAATTATTTTTCGAAGAAACTAAAAAGTAA
- a CDS encoding FAD-dependent oxidoreductase, protein MENLYDLIILGAGPAGLSAGLYGARGMMKTLIIEKNMLVGGQISTTSEIENYPGGMISESGTELTIRMKNQAANFGCEFKTDTIIDLDLESKIKTLTGESGIEYKAKSVILATGASPRLVGAPGEKEYTGRGVSYCATCDGFFVRDLEVFVIGGGDTAVEEAIFLTKFAKKVNVVHRRDKLRAAKSIQEKAFKNEKINFIWDTVVEEMKGDPIKGLESIVLKNKITGEITEHSGGDKPIGVFVLVGNVPNTELFKDKLVVNSGRFLITDEKTLNVKLSSTGDNLEGVYATGDCREKLLYQVITASADGAIAAVVSEKYVEEKFN, encoded by the coding sequence ATGGAAAATTTATATGATTTAATTATATTAGGTGCCGGTCCTGCTGGTCTGTCTGCCGGTCTTTATGGTGCCAGAGGTATGATGAAAACACTAATAATAGAGAAAAACATGCTGGTAGGAGGGCAGATTTCTACTACATCTGAGATTGAAAATTACCCCGGTGGAATGATATCTGAATCGGGAACCGAACTTACAATAAGGATGAAAAACCAGGCTGCAAATTTTGGATGTGAATTTAAGACCGACACCATCATCGATCTTGATTTAGAATCCAAGATAAAAACTCTAACAGGGGAATCAGGAATTGAGTACAAAGCCAAGTCCGTTATCCTGGCTACTGGAGCATCCCCTAGATTAGTTGGTGCTCCCGGGGAAAAAGAATATACCGGCAGAGGAGTTTCTTATTGTGCTACCTGTGATGGATTTTTCGTCAGAGATCTAGAGGTATTTGTAATCGGTGGTGGAGATACTGCAGTAGAGGAGGCTATCTTTTTAACTAAATTTGCTAAAAAAGTAAATGTAGTTCATAGAAGAGATAAGTTAAGAGCTGCCAAATCTATCCAGGAAAAGGCATTTAAAAATGAAAAAATAAACTTTATTTGGGATACTGTTGTAGAGGAGATGAAGGGAGACCCTATTAAAGGTCTTGAGAGTATCGTTTTAAAGAATAAGATAACTGGAGAAATCACAGAACACAGTGGTGGAGATAAACCAATCGGTGTCTTTGTTCTAGTTGGAAATGTCCCAAACACCGAGTTATTTAAAGACAAATTAGTAGTTAACTCTGGCAGATTCTTGATCACAGATGAAAAAACTCTAAATGTAAAGCTTTCTTCTACCGGAGATAATTTAGAAGGTGTATATGCTACAGGTGACTGCAGGGAAAAATTATTATACCAGGTTATAACAGCTTCTGCTGATGGTGCTATAGCTGCTGTAGTCAGTGAAAAATATGTAGAAGAAAAATTTAACTAA
- a CDS encoding acyl-CoA dehydrogenase, whose product MNFGLNEEYKILEKMIGEFTEREVKPIAGEIDEEERFPVETVEKMAKLGLFGIPISKEYGGEGGDNLMYSMVVEELSKACGTTGVIVSAHTSLGMAPIYEFGTEEQKQKYLPKMCSGEWLGAFGLTEPNAGTDAAGQQTTAYLDEETNEWVLNGSKIFITNAGYAHVYVIFAMTDKSKGLKGITAFIVEADRDGFSIGKKEKKLGIKASATCELIFEDCRIPKENLLGAVGKGFKIAMMTLDGGRIGIASQALGIAQGALDETVKYVKERAQFGRTISKFQNTQFQLADMDTKVEASRLLVRKAAAKKDKKERYSVEAAMAKLFAAETAMEVTTKAVQLHGGYGYTRDYPVERMMRDAKITEIYEGTSEVQKMVIAGSLLK is encoded by the coding sequence TTGAATTTTGGATTGAACGAAGAATACAAAATACTGGAAAAAATGATTGGTGAGTTCACAGAGAGAGAAGTCAAACCTATAGCTGGAGAGATCGATGAAGAGGAAAGATTTCCTGTAGAAACGGTGGAAAAAATGGCTAAGTTGGGACTTTTTGGTATTCCTATTTCTAAGGAATATGGAGGAGAAGGCGGAGATAATCTCATGTATTCTATGGTAGTAGAAGAACTATCTAAAGCTTGTGGAACTACAGGAGTAATTGTATCTGCACATACATCACTTGGAATGGCTCCTATCTATGAATTTGGTACAGAGGAACAAAAACAAAAATATTTACCTAAGATGTGTAGCGGTGAATGGCTTGGAGCTTTCGGATTAACAGAACCAAATGCAGGAACTGATGCTGCCGGACAACAGACTACTGCCTATTTAGATGAAGAAACTAATGAATGGGTGCTAAATGGTTCTAAGATATTTATTACCAATGCCGGCTATGCCCATGTTTATGTTATCTTTGCTATGACCGATAAATCTAAAGGTTTAAAGGGTATCACTGCATTTATTGTAGAAGCAGACAGAGATGGATTCAGTATTGGAAAGAAAGAGAAAAAATTAGGAATAAAAGCCTCAGCTACCTGCGAACTTATATTTGAAGATTGCAGAATCCCTAAAGAAAATTTATTAGGGGCTGTTGGAAAAGGATTTAAAATAGCTATGATGACCCTTGATGGGGGACGTATCGGAATAGCTTCTCAAGCACTTGGAATTGCCCAAGGTGCATTGGATGAAACTGTAAAATATGTAAAGGAAAGAGCTCAATTTGGAAGAACAATTTCTAAATTCCAAAATACTCAATTCCAATTGGCTGACATGGACACAAAGGTAGAGGCATCTAGACTATTAGTTAGAAAAGCTGCTGCGAAAAAAGATAAAAAAGAAAGGTATTCTGTAGAAGCTGCCATGGCAAAATTATTTGCTGCCGAAACAGCTATGGAAGTAACTACAAAAGCTGTTCAACTCCATGGAGGATATGGTTATACCAGAGACTATCCTGTAGAAAGAATGATGAGGGATGCCAAGATAACTGAAATATATGAGGGAACTTCTGAAGTTCAAAAAATGGTAATAGCAGGAAGTTTATTGAAATAA
- a CDS encoding electron transfer flavoprotein subunit beta/FixA family protein: MNIVVCIKQVPDTTEIRLDPIKGTLIRDGVPSIINPDDKAGLEEALKLKELHGAHITAITMGPPQAEQALKEAFAMGVDKGILLTDRKFAGADSLATSNALAGALRKLDFDIVITGRQAIDGDTAQVGPQLAEHLGLPQMSYVKEMDIVGENLVRVKRGVEDGYQLLEAETPCVLTILSEANTPRYMSVSKIIEAVREKKIEVWDTSMIDINLEVLGLAGSPTKVKKSFTKGAKTAGKIHEVTAQEAVTIIVDKLKENFII; the protein is encoded by the coding sequence ATGAATATAGTAGTTTGTATAAAACAAGTACCAGATACCACAGAAATCAGATTAGATCCAATCAAAGGAACATTGATTAGAGATGGAGTTCCTAGTATTATAAATCCAGATGATAAGGCTGGTTTAGAGGAGGCTCTAAAATTAAAAGAGCTTCACGGAGCACATATCACAGCAATTACAATGGGACCTCCCCAAGCAGAGCAGGCTCTTAAAGAAGCTTTTGCAATGGGTGTAGATAAAGGAATATTATTGACAGACAGAAAATTTGCAGGTGCAGATTCCTTGGCAACTTCAAATGCCTTAGCAGGTGCACTAAGAAAATTAGATTTTGATATCGTAATCACAGGAAGACAGGCTATCGACGGAGACACAGCACAGGTTGGTCCGCAATTAGCAGAACATTTAGGATTACCTCAGATGTCATATGTAAAAGAGATGGATATCGTAGGTGAAAATTTAGTCAGAGTTAAAAGAGGGGTAGAAGATGGTTATCAATTATTAGAGGCCGAAACTCCATGTGTTCTGACTATATTATCTGAAGCTAATACCCCAAGATATATGTCTGTATCTAAAATAATAGAGGCAGTTAGAGAGAAAAAAATAGAAGTTTGGGATACTAGTATGATCGATATCAACTTAGAAGTTCTTGGACTTGCTGGTTCTCCTACAAAGGTAAAAAAATCATTTACCAAGGGAGCAAAAACAGCTGGTAAAATTCATGAAGTTACAGCACAAGAAGCTGTTACAATTATTGTAGATAAATTAAAAGAAAATTTCATTATATAG